A genomic region of Aureimonas populi contains the following coding sequences:
- a CDS encoding BapA/Bap/LapF family large adhesin, translating into MDDLATARLNILPVTTEVDLGEANYLALVSVGILDLQATVLGTESVTFSVEEGTTLDATFDFGALAAIGLLSDYAVVVQRWDGTQWTSIDGSGESTLLDLTLLGGNSYQAAQTLEPGQYRAFATFEGVGVGVAGFLEVGGTVSDFTEIGGFEAVPVEGNVITGEGSDTVTPTTVVSSVNGVPVNGETTIAGSFGVLVIAPDGSYTYTPNEDAAGIGRVDEFSYTITDPATGLSDTATLFVQIDSEGQGLVWDPADPGADATTVVAVADADTAAINTQHPSTPNPTVEDAIAFTWLLGVDVGLGQVVIGETSGQTGFVVAEGTTQDVSIDVAVNSVISLVDSILVTVEREVSTGIWEVVQTFGSGGVLDLVGLANESLVAELDGLEAGNYRVTVANTSVVTAAGTVTVDIASETADLSQVVGAPSAASTGNVLEDDTLASTFTEFQIESGGAFVEVANGTQVQGAYGVLTVNADGSYSYQPAPNLAGLGQEDVFAYRLVHPNGDISSATLTVALELGDGPTPPGAGAPTMAESDVIALDLMDASGEGEGEGEGDDGTPDGDTAEAPELALLVEEPGEALSLDAFSALSGTADEEEGDADIGGTMAEIATVDAAPPADPFSHLTGDDDWQNAGTSAL; encoded by the coding sequence GTGGATGACCTCGCGACGGCCCGGCTGAACATCCTTCCCGTCACGACCGAGGTCGATCTGGGAGAGGCCAATTATCTCGCCTTGGTGTCGGTCGGCATTCTGGACCTGCAGGCCACCGTTCTCGGCACCGAGAGCGTGACCTTCTCGGTGGAGGAGGGGACGACGCTGGATGCCACGTTCGACTTCGGCGCGCTGGCGGCGATCGGGCTTCTGAGCGACTATGCGGTGGTCGTCCAGCGTTGGGACGGCACGCAGTGGACCTCCATAGACGGGTCGGGCGAAAGCACGCTCCTCGACCTCACGCTTCTGGGCGGCAACAGCTATCAGGCCGCGCAGACGCTGGAGCCGGGACAGTACAGGGCGTTCGCCACTTTCGAAGGCGTGGGCGTCGGGGTGGCCGGCTTCCTGGAAGTCGGCGGCACGGTGTCGGACTTCACCGAGATCGGCGGCTTCGAGGCGGTCCCGGTCGAAGGCAACGTCATCACCGGCGAGGGATCGGACACCGTCACGCCGACGACCGTGGTCTCGAGCGTGAACGGGGTGCCCGTCAACGGCGAGACGACGATCGCGGGCAGCTTCGGCGTGCTCGTCATCGCGCCGGACGGCAGCTACACCTATACGCCGAACGAGGACGCGGCCGGGATCGGCCGGGTGGACGAATTCTCCTACACGATCACCGATCCGGCGACGGGCCTCTCCGATACGGCCACGCTCTTCGTGCAGATCGACAGCGAGGGCCAGGGCCTCGTGTGGGATCCGGCGGATCCGGGCGCCGACGCCACCACGGTGGTCGCGGTGGCCGACGCCGATACGGCGGCGATCAACACCCAGCACCCGTCCACGCCCAATCCAACGGTGGAGGACGCCATCGCGTTCACCTGGCTGCTGGGTGTGGATGTGGGCCTAGGGCAGGTCGTCATCGGCGAGACCTCGGGGCAGACAGGCTTCGTCGTCGCCGAAGGCACCACGCAGGATGTGAGCATCGACGTCGCGGTCAATTCGGTCATCTCGCTGGTGGATTCCATCCTCGTCACGGTCGAGCGCGAGGTGAGCACGGGCATCTGGGAGGTCGTCCAGACCTTCGGTTCCGGCGGAGTCCTCGACCTCGTGGGCCTTGCCAACGAGTCCCTCGTGGCCGAACTCGACGGGCTGGAAGCCGGTAACTACAGGGTGACGGTGGCCAACACCTCCGTGGTCACGGCGGCGGGCACGGTTACCGTGGACATCGCCTCCGAAACGGCCGATCTGAGCCAGGTGGTCGGCGCCCCGTCCGCCGCCAGCACCGGCAACGTGCTGGAGGACGATACGCTCGCCTCCACCTTCACGGAGTTCCAGATCGAGAGCGGCGGCGCCTTCGTCGAGGTGGCCAACGGCACGCAGGTGCAGGGCGCATACGGCGTGCTGACCGTCAATGCCGACGGCAGCTACTCCTACCAGCCTGCGCCGAACCTTGCCGGGCTCGGGCAGGAGGATGTGTTCGCCTACCGGCTCGTGCACCCGAACGGGGATATTTCCTCGGCGACGCTCACCGTCGCGCTCGAGCTCGGCGACGGGCCGACGCCGCCCGGCGCCGGCGCCCCGACAATGGCCGAGAGCGATGTGATCGCGCTCGATCTGATGGACGCCTCGGGCGAGGGCGAGGGCGAGGGCGAGGGCGATGACGGCACGCCGGACGGCGACACGGCCGAGGCGCCCGAACTGGCGCTGCTGGTGGAGGAGCCGGGCGAGGCCCTTTCGCTCGACGCCTTCTCGGCTCTCTCCGGGACGGCGGACGAGGAGGAGGGCGATGCCGATATCGGCGGGACGATGGCCGAGATCGCGACGGTGGACGCCGCTCCGCCCGCCGACCCCTTCTCGCACCTCACCGGTGACGACGATTGGCAGAACGCGGGCACCAGCGCCCTGTGA
- a CDS encoding type I secretion system permease/ATPase, with amino-acid sequence MPGPELKPDRMPQPEGAPDTAAWIEALGHVARHFKVPFSPRGAERLAGALEAASEGEAVARLGRRHGLRVRPVPASPSALTSRRLPVILALHDGSVGVVTALGAGGEASVVFSGDDGLATTLPCDILLAETRLMVMARPERAAADERVDAYIAPYREHWFRRLALKDIRPYGHVLLASLVANTLALAGVLFSMQVYDRVVPARSLNTLHVLFIGVLIALFFDFVMRRARTRIIDILGKRTDMRISDLVFGHALRVKNGARPNSTGTFIAQLRDLEQVRELLTSTTVAAIADLPFFFLFLFIFWQIGGPLAAVPAAALVLLVVPGLAVQGRLRACANEAMRESSLRNAMLVEAVQGVEDIKSLQAEDHFQERWNHFNAVAGEAQLRLRAITNGLAAWSQCVQTGTFAVIVFFGAPLVMAGDMTTGALVASSILSSRMMAPMSQITQVLGRLQQAKVGLKSLDSIMQLPVDHPETETRVSAPLLGGNYRLRAAAFHYAESQRPALTVGDLAIAQGERIALLGKNGAGKSTLLMALAGLAEPASGEVLVDDLALNQIDPADLRRHVGLLAQGARLFHGTIRENVTMGALHASQPALLDALAMVGADEFIRRLPKGLDHPILEGGRGLSGGQQQALLLARLLIRDPSIVLLDEPTAAMDEASERHFLSRFQAWSEGRTVVIATHRMRVLDLVRRVLVVDGGRIVLDEPKEEALKRMRGVGKVMGAPAVKDARPALRAVAQGGA; translated from the coding sequence ATGCCGGGCCCCGAGCTGAAGCCGGATCGGATGCCGCAGCCGGAGGGCGCGCCGGACACCGCCGCCTGGATCGAGGCTCTCGGCCACGTGGCGCGCCACTTCAAGGTGCCCTTCTCGCCCCGCGGCGCCGAGCGGCTGGCCGGTGCGCTGGAGGCGGCCAGCGAGGGGGAGGCCGTCGCGAGGCTGGGGCGCCGGCACGGCCTGCGCGTCAGGCCCGTGCCGGCTTCGCCCTCGGCGTTGACGAGCCGGCGCCTGCCCGTGATCCTGGCGCTCCACGACGGCTCGGTGGGTGTCGTCACGGCGCTGGGCGCCGGCGGCGAAGCGAGCGTGGTGTTCAGCGGGGACGACGGGCTGGCGACGACGCTGCCCTGCGACATCCTCCTGGCCGAAACCCGCCTGATGGTGATGGCACGGCCCGAGCGGGCGGCGGCCGACGAGCGGGTGGACGCCTATATCGCGCCTTATCGCGAGCATTGGTTCCGCCGGCTGGCGTTGAAGGATATCCGCCCCTACGGCCATGTCCTCCTGGCCTCGCTGGTGGCCAACACGCTGGCGCTGGCCGGCGTCCTGTTCTCCATGCAGGTCTATGACCGCGTGGTGCCAGCCCGCTCGCTCAACACGCTCCATGTGCTGTTCATCGGCGTGCTCATCGCCCTTTTCTTCGACTTCGTCATGCGTCGGGCGCGCACGCGCATCATCGACATCCTCGGCAAGCGCACCGACATGCGCATCTCCGACCTCGTCTTCGGCCACGCGTTGAGAGTGAAGAACGGCGCGCGGCCCAATTCCACGGGCACCTTCATCGCCCAGTTGCGCGATCTGGAGCAGGTGCGCGAGCTGCTGACCTCGACCACGGTCGCGGCCATCGCCGACCTGCCGTTCTTCTTCCTGTTTCTCTTCATCTTCTGGCAGATCGGCGGGCCGCTTGCCGCCGTGCCGGCGGCCGCGCTCGTGCTGCTCGTGGTGCCGGGCCTGGCCGTCCAGGGGCGCTTGCGCGCCTGCGCCAACGAGGCGATGCGCGAATCCTCCCTGCGCAACGCCATGCTGGTGGAGGCCGTGCAGGGCGTGGAGGACATCAAGTCGCTCCAGGCCGAGGACCATTTCCAGGAGCGCTGGAACCACTTCAACGCGGTGGCGGGTGAGGCGCAGCTACGCCTGCGCGCCATCACCAACGGCCTCGCCGCCTGGAGCCAGTGCGTCCAGACCGGGACCTTCGCGGTGATCGTCTTCTTCGGCGCGCCCCTGGTGATGGCCGGCGACATGACAACCGGCGCGCTGGTGGCCTCCTCCATCCTCAGCTCGCGCATGATGGCCCCCATGTCGCAGATCACGCAGGTTCTGGGCCGCCTCCAGCAGGCAAAGGTCGGGCTGAAGAGCCTCGATTCGATCATGCAATTGCCGGTGGACCATCCCGAGACTGAAACCCGCGTCAGCGCGCCGCTGCTTGGCGGGAACTACCGCCTGCGGGCCGCCGCCTTCCATTATGCCGAGTCGCAAAGACCCGCGCTCACGGTCGGCGACCTGGCCATCGCGCAGGGAGAGCGGATCGCGCTCCTGGGCAAGAACGGCGCCGGCAAGTCCACCCTGCTCATGGCGCTGGCCGGCCTTGCCGAGCCCGCCTCGGGCGAGGTGCTGGTGGACGATCTGGCGCTGAACCAGATCGACCCGGCCGATCTGCGCCGCCATGTGGGCCTCCTGGCGCAGGGCGCGCGCCTGTTCCACGGCACGATCCGCGAGAACGTCACCATGGGCGCGCTCCATGCCTCGCAACCGGCGCTTCTGGACGCGCTCGCCATGGTGGGGGCCGACGAGTTCATCCGTCGGCTGCCCAAGGGGCTCGACCATCCCATCCTCGAGGGCGGGCGGGGCCTGTCGGGCGGCCAGCAGCAGGCCCTCCTGCTCGCCCGCCTCCTCATCCGCGACCCTTCGATCGTGCTTCTGGACGAGCCGACGGCGGCGATGGACGAGGCCAGCGAACGCCATTTCCTCTCGCGCTTCCAGGCATGGAGCGAGGGCCGCACGGTGGTGATCGCCACCCATCGCATGCGCGTGCTCGACCTCGTGCGGCGCGTCCTGGTGGTGGATGGCGGCCGGATCGTGCTGGACGAGCCGAAGGAGGAGGCGCTGAAGCGGATGCGCGGCGTCGGCAAGGTCATGGGCGCGCCCGCCGTCAAGGATGCGCGCCCGGCCCTGCGCGCCGTGGCGCAAGGGGGAGCCTGA
- a CDS encoding HlyD family efflux transporter periplasmic adaptor subunit yields the protein MTLSADGSAGWTYGEEDEVRLSRSTRVVGLFTLLLAAGLAWAFFAELDEVSTGDGRVVPTRREQVIQSLEGGIVAALHVREDEVVEPGQILAQLDPTRSQSDVEESAAKYRAALAASARLSAEADGVPLRFPPELDAHPELIAAETELYTARLRALEEAVRWVEESLGLIRSELEINESLSAIGAASHVEVIRLRRQISELELKKVELHADYAVRAREELSGVNAEVNSLFPVVAGRADSLARLTHRSPVRGIVKNIEVSTIGGVVPPNGRLMDIIPLDDQLLIEARISPRDIAFIHPGQAANVKVSAYDYAIYGGLEGEVTTISPDTIQDEVDRETYYYRVFIKTQADALVNSAGRQFPIVPGMIATVDIHTGAKTVLDYLVKPFNKAGEALRER from the coding sequence ATGACGCTGAGCGCGGACGGCTCCGCCGGCTGGACTTATGGCGAGGAGGACGAGGTCCGCCTCTCGCGCTCCACGCGCGTGGTGGGGCTCTTCACGCTCCTGCTCGCGGCGGGGCTCGCCTGGGCCTTCTTCGCGGAGCTGGACGAGGTCTCCACCGGCGACGGGCGCGTCGTGCCCACCCGGCGCGAGCAGGTGATCCAGTCGCTGGAAGGGGGCATCGTCGCCGCGCTGCATGTGCGCGAGGACGAGGTCGTGGAGCCCGGCCAGATCCTGGCGCAGCTCGACCCCACGCGCTCGCAGTCCGACGTGGAGGAGAGCGCGGCGAAATACCGGGCCGCGCTGGCCGCCTCGGCCCGGCTGAGCGCGGAGGCGGACGGCGTGCCGCTCCGCTTTCCGCCCGAGCTGGACGCCCATCCCGAACTCATCGCCGCCGAGACCGAGCTCTACACCGCGCGCCTGCGCGCCCTGGAGGAAGCGGTGCGCTGGGTGGAGGAATCGCTCGGCCTCATCCGTTCCGAACTGGAGATCAACGAATCCCTCTCCGCCATCGGGGCGGCCAGCCATGTGGAGGTGATCCGGCTGCGGCGGCAGATCTCCGAGCTGGAGCTGAAGAAGGTCGAGCTTCATGCCGACTACGCCGTGCGCGCGCGCGAGGAACTGTCCGGCGTGAACGCGGAGGTGAATTCCCTTTTCCCCGTGGTCGCCGGGCGCGCCGACAGCCTCGCCCGGCTCACGCACCGCTCGCCGGTGCGCGGCATCGTGAAGAATATCGAGGTCTCCACCATCGGCGGCGTGGTGCCGCCCAACGGCAGGCTGATGGACATCATTCCCCTCGACGACCAGTTGCTCATCGAGGCCCGAATCTCCCCGCGCGACATCGCCTTCATCCATCCCGGACAGGCGGCGAACGTGAAGGTCAGCGCCTATGACTACGCCATCTATGGAGGGCTCGAGGGCGAGGTGACGACGATCTCGCCCGATACGATCCAGGACGAGGTGGACCGTGAGACCTATTACTACCGCGTCTTCATCAAGACGCAGGCGGACGCGCTGGTGAACAGCGCGGGCCGGCAATTCCCCATCGTGCCGGGCATGATCGCCACGGTCGATATCCACACCGGCGCCAAGACCGTGCTGGACTACCTCGTGAAGCCCTTCAACAAGGCGGGCGAGGCGCTGCGCGAACGATGA
- a CDS encoding ABC transporter substrate-binding protein: MKTNALLSVSFLAMTVAVQAQDLRIGLQDDVDVLDPARSRTFVGEIVFESLCDSLVAVGVDLEPEPELAARWSWNDDQTQLTMALHPDLMFHDGSPIDARAVKANLDRAMTLPDSMRRSELQSVESVDVVDDLSFTITLSQPDPTLLPQLSNRAGMMMSPAVFEGEGAVGLNPVCSGPYMFVEREQNYRIALRKFDDHRNADDYHFERITFYPIPDTTVRLANLRAGDLEMIERLAPSDIPLVRDDPSLQLALVTSVGYQGLTINVGNGARADGPLSGDKRVRQALQLAIDRNVINDVVGAGSFQPAQQPFSEQSPFHDSDLPVIGRDVEAARALLAEAGVERVSFELLFANSTTGQQIAELVQAMVAEVGFDVSLRPVEFASMLQMTQAGEFDVVQTGWSGRYDPDGNLHQFVTCEAGLNFAGFCDETVDRLLNGAKIEADFDARKRMYDEAQAILQDELPIIYVYHQPFPYVLAANIEGFEPNPTGVISLRNVSRRD, from the coding sequence ATGAAGACGAACGCCCTTCTGTCCGTGTCTTTTCTTGCCATGACCGTGGCGGTCCAGGCTCAGGATCTTCGAATTGGATTGCAGGACGATGTCGATGTGCTCGATCCCGCCCGCTCGCGGACCTTCGTGGGCGAGATCGTGTTCGAATCCCTGTGCGACAGCCTCGTTGCGGTCGGCGTCGACCTCGAGCCTGAGCCTGAGCTGGCCGCCCGATGGTCCTGGAACGACGATCAGACGCAGCTTACGATGGCGCTGCATCCCGATCTCATGTTCCACGACGGAAGCCCGATCGATGCCAGGGCGGTGAAGGCCAATCTCGACCGCGCGATGACGCTGCCCGACAGCATGCGCCGCAGCGAGTTGCAGTCGGTGGAGTCCGTCGACGTTGTCGATGACCTTTCCTTCACCATCACCTTGAGCCAGCCCGACCCCACCTTGCTGCCGCAGCTTTCCAATCGCGCCGGCATGATGATGTCGCCCGCCGTCTTCGAAGGCGAAGGCGCGGTGGGGCTGAACCCGGTCTGCTCGGGGCCCTACATGTTCGTCGAGCGAGAGCAGAACTATCGAATCGCGTTGCGGAAATTCGACGATCATCGCAATGCCGACGATTATCATTTCGAGCGCATCACCTTCTACCCCATCCCCGATACGACGGTTCGCCTCGCCAATCTGCGCGCGGGCGACCTGGAGATGATCGAGCGCCTCGCGCCTTCGGACATCCCCCTCGTTCGGGATGATCCCAGCCTGCAACTCGCCCTCGTGACGAGCGTCGGATATCAGGGTCTCACGATCAATGTCGGCAACGGCGCCCGCGCCGACGGCCCCCTGTCCGGCGACAAGCGCGTGCGCCAGGCGCTTCAGCTCGCCATCGACCGCAACGTCATCAACGATGTCGTGGGAGCGGGCAGTTTCCAGCCGGCCCAGCAGCCGTTCAGCGAGCAGAGCCCGTTCCACGATTCCGATCTTCCCGTCATCGGGCGCGATGTGGAAGCGGCCAGGGCGCTTCTGGCCGAGGCGGGCGTCGAGCGCGTCTCCTTCGAGCTTCTGTTCGCCAATTCGACGACGGGCCAGCAGATCGCCGAACTTGTCCAGGCCATGGTCGCCGAAGTGGGCTTCGACGTGTCGCTGCGGCCTGTCGAGTTCGCCTCCATGCTGCAGATGACACAGGCGGGCGAGTTCGACGTGGTGCAGACCGGTTGGTCCGGCCGCTACGATCCGGACGGAAACCTGCATCAGTTCGTCACCTGCGAGGCAGGGCTGAACTTCGCCGGCTTTTGCGACGAAACGGTCGATCGCCTGTTGAACGGGGCCAAGATCGAGGCGGACTTCGACGCCCGCAAACGGATGTATGACGAGGCGCAGGCGATCCTTCAGGACGAGCTGCCGATCATATATGTCTATCACCAGCCGTTCCCGTATGTGCTGGCCGCGAACATCGAGGGCTTCGAGCCGAATCCGACCGGCGTGATCAGCCTGCGCAACGTGTCCCGGCGCGACTGA
- a CDS encoding acetamidase/formamidase family protein, translated as MPHHHLRASSRSCAWGYFDPEREARLVVDSGETVVIDTVSGGPEVLPEGDFTIPEELLEIHRNSRMEMPGHILTGPVAVRGARPGDVLEVRIKAVELRQDWGYNVIRPLAGTLPYDFTEKRLLNIPLDREANVARLPWGLRLPLAPFFGVMGVAPPAHWGRISSIMPRAHAGNIDNKELVAGTTLFLPVFNEGALFSCGDGHGAQGDGEVCITAIETALRGTFEFIVRRDLGYAYPRAETPTHYITMGMDPDLDQCAVMALRDMLDLIQEKGGLSRQDAYTLCSLAGDLRITQTVNGCKGVHMMLAKSLLQA; from the coding sequence ATGCCCCATCACCACCTTCGCGCCTCGTCCCGGTCCTGCGCCTGGGGCTATTTCGATCCGGAGCGGGAGGCGCGGCTGGTTGTCGACAGCGGAGAAACAGTCGTCATCGACACGGTATCGGGCGGACCCGAGGTACTTCCGGAGGGTGACTTCACGATCCCCGAGGAGCTTCTCGAAATCCACCGCAATTCCAGAATGGAAATGCCCGGCCATATCCTCACCGGGCCGGTCGCGGTGCGCGGCGCACGGCCGGGCGACGTTCTGGAGGTGAGAATCAAGGCCGTGGAGCTGCGGCAGGACTGGGGCTACAATGTCATCCGTCCGCTCGCCGGCACCCTGCCCTACGATTTCACCGAAAAGCGCCTGTTGAATATTCCCCTCGACCGGGAGGCGAATGTTGCGCGGCTGCCGTGGGGCCTTCGCCTGCCCCTCGCGCCGTTCTTCGGCGTCATGGGCGTGGCCCCGCCCGCCCATTGGGGCCGCATCTCCTCCATCATGCCGCGCGCCCATGCCGGCAACATCGACAACAAGGAGCTCGTAGCCGGGACGACGCTGTTCCTGCCCGTCTTCAACGAAGGCGCCCTGTTTTCCTGTGGCGACGGCCACGGGGCGCAAGGAGACGGCGAGGTCTGCATCACGGCGATCGAAACCGCGCTTCGTGGCACCTTCGAGTTTATCGTCCGACGCGACCTCGGCTACGCCTATCCGCGTGCGGAGACGCCCACCCACTACATCACCATGGGGATGGACCCCGATCTCGACCAATGCGCGGTCATGGCGCTTCGCGACATGCTCGATCTCATCCAGGAGAAGGGCGGCCTGTCACGACAGGATGCCTATACGCTTTGCAGCCTGGCCGGCGACCTGCGCATCACCCAGACCGTCAACGGCTGCAAGGGCGTCCACATGATGCTGGCCAAGTCGCTTCTCCAAGCCTGA